The following are from one region of the Phycisphaeraceae bacterium genome:
- a CDS encoding cation:proton antiporter, which translates to MLFETIPLFLAQEGDGPQLLIDLLIILATAGLVAICMRKLNFEVLPAYLIAGALLGPNAFGAVSSPESLGSISRLAIIILMFGIGLQLPLSSLRRGFGVMLTVGIVSCVGSILIGWPIAMLFGLSAPSALAVCMGLSTSSTAVVMRILGDRRELNRMHGRMSFMISSAQDFLVLAMLATIPVLATWQALIVKNEGGTLPLDAMTPETAEAAAVAATPTAERALRTLGIALSRIGGLVLLLVVARYAVPLIVREAAKTRSNEVVIVLSTAIAIATAVATAALGFSAELGAVCAGLVLASTPFRHQLTGQVGPLRDLFIAVFFTTVGMSLNPSTLMEWWWLVILATVTMAVVKAIAIGGACWIVGVSPAVSALVALLLAQAGEISLVLLGSAQQQGLFSDAVAANCIAIVVVSLVATPWLYSLGRFLSAKANGVVPPPPWIKASKIRGEDEEVVVDEADRKKRVILAGYGLVGRVVAEQLDKMGIGYTIVELNPQTVQRQTNFKKDIIYGDISNAEVLESAGVRTADAVIITIPDDDAVIRACESVRRISPDVFIAVRNNFLSQAMLANQAGANHVTVEEMATAQAMAVAIAKEFGKLAPAAPKVEELSEKP; encoded by the coding sequence ATGCTCTTCGAGACAATCCCGCTGTTCCTCGCCCAGGAGGGCGACGGGCCGCAACTGCTGATCGACCTCCTCATCATCCTCGCGACCGCCGGGCTGGTCGCGATATGCATGCGCAAGCTCAACTTCGAGGTGCTGCCGGCGTACCTGATCGCCGGCGCGCTGCTCGGGCCGAACGCCTTCGGCGCGGTGTCGAGCCCGGAGAGTCTGGGGTCCATTTCGCGGCTAGCGATCATCATCCTGATGTTCGGGATCGGGCTGCAGCTGCCCCTCTCGTCGCTGCGCCGGGGATTCGGTGTGATGCTCACGGTGGGCATCGTGTCGTGCGTGGGGTCCATCCTGATCGGCTGGCCCATCGCGATGCTGTTCGGGCTTTCGGCGCCCTCGGCGCTCGCGGTGTGCATGGGGCTGAGCACCTCGTCGACGGCGGTGGTGATGCGCATCCTGGGCGATCGGCGCGAATTGAACCGCATGCACGGGCGCATGTCGTTCATGATCTCGTCGGCGCAGGACTTCCTGGTGCTGGCGATGCTCGCGACCATCCCGGTGCTCGCGACATGGCAGGCGCTGATCGTCAAGAACGAGGGCGGGACGCTCCCGCTCGACGCGATGACGCCCGAGACAGCCGAGGCCGCGGCCGTCGCGGCGACCCCGACGGCGGAGCGGGCGCTGCGAACGCTGGGCATCGCGCTCTCGCGCATCGGCGGGCTCGTGCTGCTGCTCGTGGTGGCGCGGTACGCGGTTCCGCTGATCGTCCGCGAGGCGGCGAAGACCCGGTCCAACGAGGTCGTGATCGTGCTGTCGACGGCGATCGCGATCGCGACGGCGGTTGCGACGGCGGCGCTGGGGTTCAGCGCCGAACTGGGCGCGGTGTGCGCCGGGCTGGTGCTCGCCTCGACGCCTTTCCGTCATCAGCTGACGGGGCAGGTCGGCCCGCTGCGAGACCTCTTTATCGCGGTCTTCTTCACGACGGTCGGGATGAGTCTCAACCCGTCGACGCTGATGGAGTGGTGGTGGCTCGTGATCCTGGCGACTGTGACGATGGCCGTGGTCAAGGCGATCGCGATCGGCGGGGCGTGCTGGATCGTGGGCGTTTCGCCGGCGGTCTCGGCGCTGGTCGCGCTGCTGCTGGCGCAGGCGGGCGAGATCAGTCTGGTGCTTCTCGGCTCGGCGCAGCAGCAGGGCCTGTTCTCCGACGCCGTGGCTGCGAACTGCATCGCGATCGTGGTCGTGTCGCTGGTGGCCACGCCGTGGCTCTATTCGCTCGGGCGATTCCTGAGCGCCAAGGCCAACGGGGTCGTGCCCCCGCCCCCGTGGATCAAGGCGTCCAAGATCCGTGGCGAGGACGAGGAGGTCGTCGTCGACGAGGCCGATCGCAAAAAGCGCGTCATCCTCGCCGGCTACGGGCTGGTCGGGCGCGTGGTGGCCGAGCAGCTCGACAAGATGGGCATCGGCTACACGATCGTCGAGTTGAACCCGCAGACCGTGCAGCGTCAGACGAACTTCAAGAAGGACATCATCTACGGCGACATCAGCAACGCCGAGGTGCTCGAGAGCGCGGGCGTGCGCACCGCGGACGCGGTGATCATCACCATCCCAGATGACGACGCGGTGATCCGCGCGTGCGAGTCGGTGCGCCGGATCTCGCCCGATGTCTTCATCGCGGTGCGCAACAACTTCCTGAGCCAGGCGATGCTCGCCAACCAGGCGGGCGCGAACCACGTCACCGTCGAAGAGATGGCGACTGCGCAGGCGATGGCCGTCGCGATCGCGAAGGAGTTCGGCAAGCTCGCGCCGGCGGCGCCCAAGGTCGAGGAGCTCTCCGAAAAGCCCTAG
- a CDS encoding TlpA family protein disulfide reductase — MRSRTPAALSTALLLFASATTFLAAPAQAQDRFVQRLNDLHAGPDRAVPQSRRSDALLVPALAALQAPPAGVDTPLRAMLVSPGDDAWGKAIEWATQPSQQALLEQIVKVGEPGRGFAFLMPYGEQNVSPEARSAGVVVRLGEPPILADARFDYLDRLTDAATLVHVEATRLAHEKKALEGADLLIAWKGLTRQIADREFFTEKRWALRHSIATLERLRDLVHEHADQFTGQQLADLVTDLSEDTLAITRLQLPRADRIAGEQIISKVFIERQGASPEFGALMARIGAGDRPLRQFSESARWQAAGDAHANTFETGDQLRGVFGDWDYRWRLPEFDKVRKQSTDFDRMDRKKFAMVAAIADGVQELFSLRQRYRAEAEGTRLALAVMGFKADNRSFPASLAAVRPRYIRAIGADPYNEKGEDFHYFVPIRDQPRGARELPKPHTVTLQLPGGFDAAAASVGPVEGFNVGWTLAGGPQSEVRMARIQRLIGRRAPEISATGWINGAQTMRDLRGKIVVLDVWGTWCGPCIAAIPKNNEIASKFADRGVAFVGICESNGSEKMAEVVRQHNIQYPTGREVGDRVKRAYDVGWFPYYILVDRNGYIRAAGLSPSGVEPALEALLAEQPEVVRPSAESEQQGGMPKSIAFDLDDTTFILYSASVDNTRNWAREVGHAASDMLLWPPTISMLRAELLKGAFTLEDAAEELLWLEPDPDTRAQTRTQGAGAAQPERPAAAPTGTPF; from the coding sequence ATGCGATCCAGAACCCCGGCGGCACTCTCGACGGCCCTCCTCCTGTTCGCCAGCGCGACGACGTTCCTCGCCGCCCCGGCGCAGGCCCAGGACCGTTTCGTCCAGCGCCTCAACGACCTGCACGCCGGCCCCGATCGGGCGGTCCCCCAGTCCCGACGCTCCGACGCGCTCCTGGTCCCGGCGCTGGCCGCGCTGCAGGCGCCCCCGGCAGGCGTCGATACGCCGCTGCGCGCCATGCTCGTCAGCCCGGGCGACGACGCGTGGGGCAAGGCCATCGAGTGGGCGACGCAGCCCTCCCAGCAGGCGCTGCTCGAGCAGATCGTCAAGGTCGGCGAGCCCGGCAGGGGCTTCGCGTTCCTGATGCCCTACGGCGAGCAGAATGTCTCCCCCGAGGCGCGCAGCGCCGGCGTCGTGGTCCGGCTCGGAGAGCCCCCGATCCTCGCCGACGCCCGGTTCGACTATCTCGACCGCCTCACCGACGCCGCGACGCTCGTGCATGTCGAGGCCACGCGCCTCGCCCACGAGAAGAAAGCGCTCGAGGGCGCCGACCTGCTCATCGCCTGGAAGGGCCTGACGCGCCAGATCGCCGACCGCGAGTTCTTCACCGAGAAGCGCTGGGCGCTGCGTCACTCCATCGCCACGCTCGAGCGCCTGCGCGACCTCGTGCACGAGCACGCCGACCAGTTCACCGGCCAGCAGCTGGCCGATCTGGTGACGGACCTGAGCGAGGACACGCTCGCCATCACGCGTCTTCAGCTCCCTCGCGCCGATCGCATCGCGGGCGAGCAGATCATCTCAAAGGTGTTCATCGAGCGACAGGGCGCCTCCCCCGAGTTCGGCGCCCTCATGGCGCGCATCGGCGCAGGCGACCGCCCGCTCCGCCAGTTCAGCGAGTCCGCGCGCTGGCAGGCCGCCGGCGACGCGCACGCCAACACCTTCGAGACCGGAGACCAGCTCCGCGGCGTGTTCGGCGACTGGGACTACCGCTGGCGTCTCCCCGAGTTCGACAAGGTCCGCAAGCAGTCCACGGACTTCGACCGCATGGACCGCAAGAAGTTCGCGATGGTCGCCGCGATCGCCGACGGCGTGCAGGAGCTGTTCTCGCTCCGTCAGCGCTATCGCGCCGAAGCCGAGGGAACTCGCCTCGCGCTCGCCGTGATGGGCTTCAAGGCCGACAACCGCAGCTTCCCCGCGTCGCTGGCCGCCGTGCGCCCCCGATACATCCGCGCGATCGGCGCCGACCCGTACAACGAGAAGGGCGAGGACTTCCACTACTTCGTGCCGATCCGCGACCAGCCGCGCGGCGCGCGTGAGCTCCCCAAACCCCACACCGTTACCCTTCAGCTGCCGGGGGGTTTCGACGCCGCCGCCGCCTCCGTCGGCCCCGTCGAGGGCTTCAATGTCGGCTGGACGCTCGCAGGCGGGCCCCAGAGCGAGGTGCGCATGGCGCGCATCCAGCGGCTCATCGGTCGTCGCGCCCCCGAGATCAGCGCGACCGGCTGGATCAACGGCGCCCAGACCATGCGCGACCTGCGCGGCAAGATCGTCGTCCTCGATGTCTGGGGAACCTGGTGCGGGCCCTGCATCGCCGCGATCCCCAAGAACAACGAGATCGCGAGCAAGTTCGCCGATCGAGGCGTCGCGTTCGTCGGCATCTGCGAGTCCAACGGCTCCGAGAAGATGGCCGAGGTCGTGCGCCAGCACAACATCCAATACCCCACCGGGCGCGAGGTCGGCGACCGCGTGAAGCGCGCGTACGACGTCGGCTGGTTCCCCTACTACATCCTCGTCGACCGCAACGGGTACATCCGCGCCGCCGGGCTCTCGCCCTCTGGCGTCGAGCCCGCGCTCGAGGCGCTCCTCGCCGAGCAGCCCGAGGTCGTCCGCCCCTCGGCGGAGTCCGAGCAGCAGGGGGGCATGCCGAAGTCCATCGCGTTCGACCTCGACGACACGACCTTCATACTCTACTCGGCGTCGGTCGACAACACGCGAAACTGGGCGCGCGAGGTCGGCCACGCCGCCAGCGACATGCTGCTCTGGCCCCCGACGATCTCCATGCTCCGCGCCGAGCTTCTCAAAGGCGCCTTCACGCTTGAAGACGCCGCCGAGGAACTCCTGTGGCTCGAGCCCGACCCCGACACACGCGCCCAGACGCGTACGCAGGGCGCCGGCGCGGCCCAGCCCGAGCGACCCGCCGCGGCGCCCACCGGCACGCCTTTCTGA
- a CDS encoding dicarboxylate/amino acid:cation symporter, with protein sequence MKPISKENLLTILIVVALVLGALVGQFLLHDPSATKEKMEQAVQPWKVAGDLVLIRPLMLIIIPLIFTSVLTGVTSIGDPKKLGVLGGATLIFYVVTMVFAVTTGVTLAWLFNPGGAATSLAATQVADAAATLPSAPPGGLGAAWLQILYLLVPNNFFSAAANNETLSIITATIALGIAITVIGTKARPFVVVVESLHEILMTLVRWILWLLPIGVFFLVAWAVGRMGLKELFDSLKWYVLVVFAGLAIHMFGTLPLVLWALTKINPFKYLWSMKPALLMAFGSASSLATMPVTITTSVTKGGCSRRASGLVLPLGATVNMDGTALYQGVAVIFLFQAFGIELHFTQYLVIVLTATLAAVGAAGVPGGSIATTLIVIAAVNTTLAATPGVPVLPLSAIGIILGVDRILDMCRTTVNVWGDSVGARIITRIAPDDPDPAKEAAYA encoded by the coding sequence ATGAAACCGATCTCGAAAGAGAACCTCCTCACCATCCTCATCGTCGTCGCCCTCGTGCTGGGCGCGCTGGTCGGTCAGTTCCTGCTGCACGACCCGAGCGCGACGAAAGAGAAGATGGAGCAGGCGGTGCAGCCCTGGAAGGTCGCCGGCGACCTGGTGCTGATCCGCCCGCTCATGCTCATCATCATCCCGCTCATCTTCACGAGCGTGCTGACGGGCGTGACCTCCATCGGCGATCCCAAGAAGCTCGGCGTGCTCGGCGGCGCAACGCTCATCTTCTATGTCGTCACCATGGTCTTCGCCGTCACCACCGGCGTGACGCTCGCGTGGCTCTTCAACCCCGGTGGCGCCGCGACGAGCCTCGCCGCGACCCAGGTCGCCGACGCCGCCGCGACGCTGCCCTCAGCCCCGCCCGGGGGCCTCGGCGCCGCGTGGCTCCAGATCCTCTACCTGCTCGTCCCGAACAACTTCTTCTCCGCCGCGGCCAACAACGAAACCCTGAGCATCATCACCGCCACGATCGCGCTCGGCATCGCGATCACCGTCATCGGCACGAAGGCCCGGCCCTTCGTCGTCGTCGTCGAGTCGCTGCACGAGATCCTCATGACCCTCGTGCGCTGGATCCTCTGGCTCCTGCCCATCGGCGTGTTCTTCCTCGTCGCCTGGGCCGTGGGGCGCATGGGCCTCAAGGAACTGTTCGACTCCCTGAAGTGGTATGTGCTGGTCGTCTTCGCGGGTCTCGCGATCCACATGTTCGGCACGCTGCCCCTCGTGCTGTGGGCGCTGACCAAGATCAACCCCTTCAAATACCTGTGGTCGATGAAGCCGGCGCTGCTCATGGCCTTCGGCAGCGCGTCCTCGCTCGCCACCATGCCCGTCACCATCACCACCAGCGTCACCAAGGGCGGCTGCTCGCGCCGCGCCTCGGGCCTCGTCCTGCCCCTGGGCGCCACGGTCAACATGGACGGCACGGCGCTCTACCAGGGCGTCGCGGTGATCTTCCTCTTCCAGGCCTTCGGCATCGAACTGCACTTCACGCAGTACCTCGTGATCGTGCTCACCGCCACGCTCGCCGCCGTCGGCGCCGCCGGCGTGCCGGGCGGGTCGATCGCCACCACGCTTATCGTCATCGCCGCTGTCAACACGACGCTCGCCGCCACCCCCGGCGTGCCCGTACTGCCCCTCTCGGCGATCGGGATCATCCTGGGCGTCGACCGCATCCTCGACATGTGCCGCACGACCGTGAATGTCTGGGGCGACAGCGTGGGCGCGCGGATCATCACCCGCATCGCGCCCGACGACCCGGACCCCGCCAAGGAAGCCGCGTACGCCTGA
- a CDS encoding sodium:alanine symporter family protein, producing the protein MNGFLESMNNVLNAVNGVIWHDYVLIIVLLVGVLFTLWSGFSQFRALIHGTAIIRGKYDDKNDPGAINHFQALSAALSATVGLGNIAGVAIAIALGGPGAVFWMWVVAFVGMAIKTTEVTLSMLYRNTDDPDNPHGGPMYVAHQGFKKMGLGKLGAVIGGIFCITLLISTITGGNMFQAWNVGGVTETYFKIPSVVSGIVLAVLTGVVIIGGIKRIGAVAGRLVPFMCALYLLAAMYVVITEIDRVPAMLILIVKSAFVGAEAQNAFLGGTMGYAFLWGMKRALFSNEAGQGSSPIAHSAAKTDEPAREGIVAGLEPFIDTIVVCTLTTLVVLLTGAYNRGPEAMFDSAPRIVAVEGQQDLWTVQNGDIPAKTVEARRINGEWRERDTVFVLIRADLDRNTGREIRRLTGDITMAPDGTLGVTWAPYRSVKQPELIAHTDPDNPDIDGRIGLYNSFVGAALTAHAFDRVQPGLGKWLVVMASWLFAISTLISWSYYGEQGVVYLMGNKAVLPYKLIYCALIVVATLGFIRTDAELDNLTALGTGVMLWANIPIMLIFGSQAMLAYKSYIRRLKSGELDVTSHKPAPIADVVEGKDVR; encoded by the coding sequence ATGAACGGCTTTCTGGAAAGCATGAACAACGTGCTCAACGCCGTGAACGGCGTGATCTGGCACGACTACGTCCTGATCATCGTGCTCCTCGTGGGCGTGCTCTTCACGCTCTGGTCCGGGTTCAGCCAGTTCCGGGCCCTGATCCACGGCACCGCGATCATCCGCGGCAAGTACGACGACAAGAACGACCCGGGCGCGATCAACCACTTCCAAGCGCTCTCCGCCGCCCTCTCGGCGACGGTCGGACTCGGCAACATCGCCGGCGTCGCGATCGCGATCGCCCTGGGCGGCCCGGGCGCGGTGTTCTGGATGTGGGTCGTCGCCTTCGTCGGCATGGCGATCAAGACCACCGAAGTCACCCTCTCGATGCTCTATCGCAACACCGACGACCCAGATAACCCGCACGGCGGGCCGATGTACGTCGCCCACCAGGGCTTCAAGAAGATGGGGCTCGGGAAGCTGGGCGCCGTCATCGGCGGGATCTTCTGCATCACCCTGCTGATCTCGACCATCACCGGCGGCAACATGTTCCAGGCGTGGAACGTCGGCGGCGTGACCGAGACCTACTTCAAGATCCCCAGCGTCGTGTCGGGCATCGTCCTCGCGGTCCTCACCGGCGTGGTCATCATCGGCGGCATCAAGCGCATCGGCGCTGTCGCCGGGCGGCTCGTGCCCTTCATGTGCGCGCTCTACCTGCTCGCGGCGATGTATGTCGTCATCACCGAGATCGACCGCGTCCCGGCGATGCTCATCCTGATCGTCAAGAGCGCCTTCGTGGGCGCCGAGGCACAGAACGCCTTCCTGGGCGGCACGATGGGCTACGCCTTCCTCTGGGGCATGAAGCGCGCCCTCTTCTCCAACGAAGCGGGCCAGGGCTCCTCCCCCATCGCGCACTCGGCCGCCAAGACCGATGAGCCCGCCCGAGAGGGCATCGTCGCGGGCCTCGAGCCCTTCATCGACACCATCGTCGTCTGCACGCTCACCACGCTCGTCGTGCTCCTCACCGGCGCGTACAACCGCGGGCCGGAAGCGATGTTCGACTCCGCGCCGCGCATCGTGGCCGTCGAGGGCCAGCAGGACCTCTGGACCGTCCAGAACGGCGACATCCCGGCCAAGACCGTCGAGGCCCGGCGCATCAACGGCGAGTGGCGCGAACGCGACACCGTGTTTGTGCTCATCCGCGCCGACCTCGACCGCAACACCGGGCGCGAGATCCGGCGCCTCACCGGCGACATCACCATGGCGCCCGACGGAACGCTCGGGGTCACCTGGGCCCCGTACCGAAGCGTCAAGCAGCCGGAGCTGATCGCGCACACCGACCCCGACAATCCCGACATCGACGGGCGCATCGGGCTCTACAACAGCTTCGTCGGCGCCGCCCTGACGGCGCACGCCTTCGACCGCGTGCAACCCGGTCTTGGCAAGTGGCTGGTCGTCATGGCGTCGTGGCTGTTCGCGATCTCGACGCTGATCTCGTGGTCGTACTACGGCGAGCAGGGCGTCGTCTACCTGATGGGCAACAAGGCCGTGCTGCCGTACAAGCTCATCTACTGCGCGCTCATCGTCGTCGCGACGCTCGGGTTCATCCGCACCGACGCCGAACTCGACAACCTGACCGCGCTGGGCACCGGCGTCATGCTCTGGGCAAACATCCCCATCATGCTGATCTTCGGCTCGCAGGCGATGCTCGCGTACAAGAGCTACATCCGTCGCCTCAAGAGCGGCGAGCTCGATGTCACCTCGCACAAGCCCGCGCCCATCGCCGATGTCGTCGAAGGCAAGGACGTGCGCTGA
- the trxB gene encoding thioredoxin-disulfide reductase, producing MSSANGSHAGVEHVVIIGSGPAGWTAAIYAARANLNPLCVVGVPKQNPSLVLPGGQLMLTTDVENYPGFPQGVRGPEMMDLFRKQAERFGTRIMDRDIVKCDFSKRPFTLTTDTGEQIRAKAVIIATGATANWLGLENEMRLAMSGGGVSACAVCDGALPMFRGKPLAVIGGGDSAMEEAHYLTKFASTVYVVHRRDELRASKIMQERFMKQPNAKVLWNKAVVDVLGAERLTGLLLEDTVTGERSELAVEGLFVAIGHTPATRFLEGTGLEVDKKGYLKVREPSTMTNIEGVFGAGDVSDANYRQAVTAAGMGCKAAIDAERWLASQE from the coding sequence ATGTCCAGCGCCAACGGATCGCACGCAGGGGTCGAGCACGTCGTCATCATCGGGTCCGGCCCCGCCGGATGGACCGCCGCCATCTACGCGGCGCGAGCGAACCTCAACCCGCTCTGCGTCGTCGGCGTACCCAAGCAGAACCCCTCGCTCGTCCTGCCGGGCGGGCAGCTCATGCTCACCACCGACGTCGAGAACTACCCCGGCTTCCCCCAGGGCGTGCGCGGCCCGGAGATGATGGACCTGTTCCGCAAACAGGCCGAGCGCTTCGGCACGCGCATCATGGACCGCGACATCGTCAAGTGCGATTTCAGCAAGCGCCCCTTCACGCTCACCACCGACACCGGCGAGCAGATCCGCGCCAAGGCGGTCATCATCGCCACCGGCGCGACCGCCAACTGGCTCGGGCTCGAGAACGAGATGCGTCTGGCGATGAGCGGCGGGGGCGTCTCGGCCTGCGCCGTCTGCGACGGCGCGCTGCCCATGTTCCGCGGCAAGCCCCTCGCGGTCATCGGGGGCGGCGACTCGGCGATGGAAGAGGCACACTACCTCACCAAATTCGCGTCGACCGTCTACGTCGTCCACCGGCGCGACGAGCTCCGCGCCAGCAAGATCATGCAGGAACGCTTCATGAAGCAGCCCAACGCCAAGGTGCTGTGGAACAAGGCGGTCGTCGACGTGCTCGGCGCCGAGCGCCTCACCGGGCTCCTCCTCGAAGACACGGTCACCGGCGAGCGCAGCGAGCTGGCTGTCGAGGGGCTCTTCGTCGCGATCGGCCACACACCGGCGACGAGGTTCCTCGAGGGCACGGGCCTGGAGGTCGACAAGAAGGGCTACCTGAAGGTGCGCGAGCCCTCAACGATGACGAATATCGAGGGCGTCTTCGGCGCGGGCGATGTCTCCGACGCGAACTACCGCCAGGCGGTCACCGCCGCCGGGATGGGCTGCAAGGCCGCGATCGACGCCGAGCGCTGGCTCGCGTCGCAGGAGTGA
- the aspS gene encoding aspartate--tRNA ligase: MTTTAPGVPYSRTHHCGQLRPDHIGQTVTLAGWVDSRREHGDALVFIDLRDREGLTQLVFDLEDSSKDVVDGADKLRSEDIIAVTGVVRKRAGGANPRLSTGEIEIVVSKLTVLTKARDIPFHPNDPDNLPGEEIRLRYRFLDLRRPRMQKILRTRHTVAQTMRRFLDEKGFVEVETPNLCKSTPEGARDFLVPSRLQPGSFYALPQSPQIFKQILMIGGLDKYFQIARCFRDEDPRADRQAEFSQLDIEMSFITRDDIIGLISGLVAGIWKNTLGVDIGQIPHMTYAEAMDRFGIDRPDLRFGLELVDVGEIAKTMEFKVFSGAVEGGGVVKAIRVPGGAALTRKQLDGYTEYVKAQFGAGGLPYAKVENGAFATGVAKFLEPVKDALVAKLGLKDGDLVIFGADKKSLVNKMLGEMRLRLARDMNLVPKWGEQWKFVWVVDFPIVEWNEGEQRWDSMHHPFTAPRPEDLGKLESSPGEVLTNAYDLVVNGSEIGGGSIRIHDQETQAKVFKLLGLSDEQAKMKFGFLLDALRFGAPPHGGIALGLDRLVMHLCDTDNIRDVIAFPKTQIGSDLMSEAPSEVDEKQLKELHIASTWTGEKR, translated from the coding sequence ATGACCACCACCGCCCCCGGCGTCCCCTACTCTCGCACCCACCACTGCGGGCAACTCCGCCCCGACCACATCGGGCAGACCGTCACCCTCGCCGGCTGGGTCGACTCCCGGCGCGAGCACGGCGACGCGCTGGTCTTCATCGACCTGCGCGACCGCGAGGGGCTCACCCAACTCGTCTTCGACCTCGAGGACTCCTCCAAGGATGTCGTCGACGGGGCCGACAAACTCCGCAGCGAGGACATCATCGCGGTCACCGGCGTGGTGCGCAAGCGCGCCGGCGGCGCCAACCCGCGCCTCTCGACCGGCGAGATCGAGATCGTCGTCTCGAAACTCACCGTGCTCACCAAGGCGCGCGACATCCCCTTCCACCCCAACGACCCCGACAACCTGCCGGGCGAAGAGATCCGCCTGCGCTACCGCTTCCTCGACCTTCGCCGCCCTCGCATGCAGAAGATCCTGCGCACGCGCCACACCGTCGCCCAGACGATGCGCCGGTTCCTGGACGAGAAGGGCTTCGTCGAGGTCGAGACGCCGAACCTGTGCAAGAGCACGCCCGAGGGCGCGCGCGACTTTCTGGTGCCTTCGCGTCTGCAGCCGGGGAGTTTTTACGCGCTGCCGCAGAGCCCGCAGATCTTCAAGCAGATCCTGATGATCGGCGGTCTGGACAAGTACTTCCAGATCGCGCGGTGCTTCCGCGACGAGGACCCGCGCGCCGACCGCCAAGCCGAGTTCAGCCAGTTGGACATCGAGATGTCGTTCATCACGCGCGACGACATCATCGGGCTGATCTCTGGGCTCGTCGCGGGCATCTGGAAGAACACGCTGGGCGTGGACATCGGGCAGATCCCCCACATGACCTACGCAGAGGCGATGGACCGCTTCGGCATCGACCGGCCCGACCTTCGCTTCGGGCTCGAGCTGGTCGATGTCGGCGAGATCGCGAAGACGATGGAGTTCAAGGTGTTCTCTGGCGCCGTCGAGGGCGGCGGCGTGGTGAAGGCCATCCGCGTGCCGGGCGGCGCGGCGCTCACGCGTAAGCAGTTAGACGGCTACACCGAGTATGTGAAGGCCCAGTTCGGCGCGGGCGGGCTGCCCTACGCCAAGGTCGAGAACGGCGCGTTCGCCACGGGCGTCGCAAAGTTCCTCGAGCCGGTGAAGGACGCGCTGGTCGCGAAGCTCGGGCTCAAGGACGGCGACCTGGTGATCTTCGGCGCCGACAAGAAGTCGCTCGTGAACAAGATGCTGGGCGAGATGCGTCTGCGACTTGCGCGCGACATGAACCTCGTGCCCAAGTGGGGCGAGCAGTGGAAGTTCGTGTGGGTCGTCGACTTCCCGATCGTCGAGTGGAACGAGGGCGAGCAGCGATGGGACTCGATGCACCACCCCTTCACGGCGCCGCGCCCGGAGGACCTGGGCAAGCTCGAGAGCAGCCCGGGCGAGGTGCTGACCAACGCCTACGACCTGGTCGTCAACGGCAGCGAGATCGGGGGCGGGTCGATCCGTATCCACGACCAGGAGACGCAGGCCAAGGTGTTCAAACTCCTGGGGCTCAGCGACGAGCAGGCGAAGATGAAGTTCGGCTTCCTGCTGGATGCGCTGCGCTTCGGCGCCCCGCCCCACGGCGGCATCGCGCTGGGGCTCGACCGCCTGGTTATGCACCTGTGCGACACGGACAACATCCGCGATGTGATCGCGTTCCCCAAGACGCAGATCGGCTCGGACCTGATGTCAGAGGCGCCCAGCGAGGTCGACGAGAAGCAACTCAAAGAGTTGCACATCGCGAGCACCTGGACGGGCGAGAAGCGCTGA
- a CDS encoding NAD(P)H-binding protein translates to MSSAPSRAHDRHTVAVTGATGFVGRHLVAELVRRGCRVRALVRSRGKADSLPVSGVTVVEGDLFDRYAARRLAEGADAMIHLVGIRRESGAQTFERMHVEATRRALEAASQGGVRRFLQMSAIGANPDGASAYQRTKFAAEMLVRSSGLDWTIFRPSIIHGPDGELVQMVKGWATGRAAPWFILPYFSRITIDPAKPPFPPPQPEIPQIQPVHVDDVAWAFGEALDREESIGEVIPLGGPEAIGWPEMLTTFRDNIPLAKKRIRPVGLPAPVAIAKARAAALLGFADALPFSVSDAQMGSEDNVCSLDRARAKLGFEPRPFAESVESYARSI, encoded by the coding sequence ATGTCCAGCGCCCCCAGCCGCGCCCATGATCGCCACACCGTCGCCGTCACCGGCGCGACCGGGTTCGTCGGTCGACACCTCGTGGCGGAGCTCGTCCGCCGCGGCTGCCGCGTCAGGGCGCTGGTGCGCAGCCGGGGCAAGGCGGACTCCCTCCCCGTCTCCGGCGTGACCGTCGTCGAGGGAGACCTCTTCGACCGCTACGCAGCGCGCCGTCTGGCCGAGGGCGCAGACGCGATGATCCACCTCGTGGGCATCCGACGCGAATCGGGAGCCCAGACCTTCGAGCGGATGCATGTCGAGGCCACGCGCCGGGCCCTCGAGGCCGCCTCGCAGGGGGGCGTGCGCCGGTTCCTTCAGATGTCCGCGATCGGCGCCAACCCCGACGGCGCCAGCGCCTACCAGCGGACCAAGTTCGCCGCCGAGATGCTCGTCCGCTCCAGCGGGCTCGACTGGACCATCTTCCGCCCCTCCATCATCCACGGGCCCGACGGCGAGCTCGTCCAGATGGTCAAGGGCTGGGCGACCGGCCGGGCGGCGCCCTGGTTCATCCTTCCCTACTTCAGCCGGATCACCATCGACCCCGCCAAGCCCCCGTTCCCGCCCCCGCAGCCCGAGATCCCCCAGATCCAGCCCGTCCATGTCGACGATGTCGCGTGGGCGTTCGGCGAGGCCCTCGACCGCGAGGAGTCCATCGGGGAGGTCATCCCCCTCGGAGGCCCCGAGGCGATCGGTTGGCCCGAGATGCTCACGACCTTCCGCGACAACATCCCGCTCGCGAAGAAGCGCATCCGCCCGGTCGGGCTGCCCGCCCCGGTCGCGATCGCCAAGGCGCGGGCCGCCGCCCTCCTGGGCTTCGCCGACGCGCTGCCCTTCAGCGTGTCCGACGCGCAGATGGGCAGCGAAGACAATGTCTGCTCGCTCGACCGCGCCAGGGCCAAGCTCGGCTTCGAGCCGCGCCCCTTCGCCGAGTCGGTCGAGTCGTACGCCCGCTCGATCTGA